From the Rhea pennata isolate bPtePen1 chromosome 12, bPtePen1.pri, whole genome shotgun sequence genome, the window AAAAGCTTAATTCTGATCTGGTAGAGAGGAAGAAGGCACAACTATCAGCAGGTTTTCAACAGATAGCAAGCAggtagcaaaatatttaatctgcCAGGAACTTCATGCTGCACGAAGCCCAGGAACAGCCAGAACACCTTAACAGGTATTTCTATGTCATCTGGGCTGGGACCTGACATTCATGGCAACTCTGTTCCTATAACACATGGTACGAGAGAAAGATGGCTATATACAGCTACGCACTGATTTATCTTGTCCAGCCAAAATCAAGTTTGTTCAGTCAACACATTACCTGAGGATCTGCCCTAGCAAAAGCATCAAAAGGCCACAGACCCACAACGCTCCTGATACCGATGCAGCATCCCCACAAGCAGAGTGCTGACAGAATGAATCCTTACGCAAtgctccagctctgccaggccAGGCTTAGCAGTCTGACTACCCAGGATCAGACTACTAGCCCTTGACAAACAGCTGGGCTGCACAATGCTTCACTGGATGCACTGGAGGGGCGAGCGGGCTGCCAGCGCAGACGACACCGTGGCGCTGGGCTGCGACAGGCTGCAGAGATGAGCCCGTGGAGGCTGGTGTGGACACCAAGGAGCACTCACTGGAGACCACCCACGGGCAAGCAGCCTCTGGCTCGGTGTCTCCCAGCGTTCTGCCCCTCTGGGGAGGGGATGCCCCGTCCCCGCTGCCCGCCCCTCACCCTAGGCTCGGCCCAGCACAGGGAGACCTGACCGGCCACCCTCGGCCCACCGGCTCCCGCGGGCTGGAGGCCCCCAGTGCGCGGGCGCCCCACGCGGGGCCGGTGCGGGGAGGTGTTTGGTGCAGACAGCGGGTGCGGTCCCCCCGCGCGGCCTCCGCGCCAGCTCCGGGGCCCGTGGGCGGCGGCCAGAGCGGGACTCtcggcgccgcggctccgcctGCGGCACCCGGGGGCCGCCCCGTCGGgcggcccggcagcgccccCGCCCGGGAGCGCGGGGCCCGGGCACCGCCGGCCCCAACCTACCGGCCGCCGCGAGACCCGCACCCGCCGCTGCGCTGCAACCTCCGCTCCAACATGGCCGCCCGCGGAGCGCCGGAAGGGCCCGCTGCTTCCGCTTCCGCTTCCGCTCCCGCTTCCGCCCCTCCGCGCCTCCCCCGGGCCGCGCCCGCACCCCGCGGCGGCGCCTTCGGCCGCACGCCCTcggcgcccgggccccgccccctcgcggGCCCCGCCCCCGTCAGGCCCCGCCCCCGTCAGGCCCCGCCCCCGTCAGGCCCCGCCTCCTGCCCCCCGCGGAgccggcagggggcgccgcgcggggccgctccGGGCGGCGGCGGAAGTGGCGCGCCGGAAGCGGCGCCGTATCCAGGTaacggcggcgcggcgcggcccggtGCCGGCGCGAtgagcgggcgggcggcgcggcggcggcggcggcggcggctggtGCTGCACGTGGACCTCAACAACACGGTGGTGGCGGCGGACGCGGTGTCGGGGCAGGGCCCGCGCGCCGCGCTGAACAGCTTCCTCAGCACCGTCACGtggggcgccgccgggcccgccggTGAGCCCGCAGCCGCGCGGGCCGCGGagccggccgcggagccggggccttccgcggggcccggccgctcAGGGGCACGGCCAGGCCGCGGCACGCCCAGCCCGCGGGATGGCGGGCGCTGGGCCCGATGCCTCGCCGGGGGCTCCCCGCGGACACCGGGGCTCCTCCCCGGGGACGCCCGGGGCTCAGCTCCGCTGGCGGCAGTCAGCGAGCGCGATCTTCTCTCTTTCAGGCGAGTGGCAGTGGGCGAGCGACCGCCCTTCGCTGGGACCCCCCTGCCCAGGCGCCGTCAGCTACTACTGCCGGTACGGCCGCGATCCTGCCTTCACGGAGCTGGGCCCGGGCCAGCGCTTCAGCAGCCTCCACACGCACtacctgcagctcctggagTGGCCGGGCAAGCCTCACAAGGTGTTCTCTGTTCAGGGCGAGGAGAACAAGCATTACCACTTCATCCTGCCCTCCTTCTTCCGCCTCCTGGAGGCCCTGCACAGCGAGGGGAGGTCTTTTGCAGTTGTCTTCAGAACCTTTGGCACGGACCTGCCTCGCGCTCTCCACACTGTGCACTGCGCCCTGGCGGGGCAGCACCCCCAGTTCCCTGTCCTGCGGGATGTGGCGGTGAGTGCGGCCTGAGAGCCGAGCTGCCGGACAAGGGCAGAAATCTTCCTGTGGTATTTACAGATGTGTCCTGCCTTGAACTCTCCGGGCCAGGCTAGTCTCAATCCGCTTAGCCCACCTGCCTTTTTAAAGCATCAGCCTCTGCTAGGAAGTGCATCCAGCTTCTCAGAAAGAGCCTGTTAGCTGGGGAAGAGCATATATACTTGTGAATTCTGTGCTGTTTCTGCTCACTAATGGCACGTGTTGTGTGGGGAGGGTCTCCTCCTCTTGAGGTGTCTCAGGTTAGAGCATCTCTTCCCACAGAGAAG encodes:
- the LOC134145888 gene encoding uncharacterized protein LOC134145888 encodes the protein MSGRAARRRRRRRLVLHVDLNNTVVAADAVSGQGPRAALNSFLSTVTWGAAGPAGEWQWASDRPSLGPPCPGAVSYYCRYGRDPAFTELGPGQRFSSLHTHYLQLLEWPGKPHKVFSVQGEENKHYHFILPSFFRLLEALHSEGRSFAVVFRTFGTDLPRALHTVHCALAGQHPQFPVLRDVALSVDLTPGQIRCSKREVVLSRGSERLSTREDGRKLYNYFSSFEGIGGFQDHFDWWARNQFSSQGGKHLWIDPHDPSVHHIFIDDNIRLDDTDTIVHPQVFSEQGSSSPRCAPTSELYDICLVQTHLLEAIADENYFLRCVQRCEENYDRYLARVENGSPSQLWDGQ